The sequence below is a genomic window from Deltaproteobacteria bacterium.
TACTATAAGAAGGAAAGCATCGAAACCTTTTCCAAGAAGGAGGCCGGCAAGTTGATTGAATCCCTGAAGAACGTCCTGAAGCACCAAAGGGCGGGGGAGGAGGAAAATTCCCGATAGACCCTATGCCCCCGAAGACCCCGGGGCCGGCCGCTGCGCGACCACCCGTTGGCAATGCTGGCTCTGGTATACCAGCTTCTTGCATCATGGTCCTTGACCCGTTGCAGTAGGTAAATGATATGCCCCCAGGGCAAATGTGAAACAAGCTGTTTCACCATTTCGGTATCGGGATAGGCGGCTGCAAGCGAACGCATGAAGGGCAGATTGCGCGGCCACAGTCCCTGCATGTCCGGGAACTCTTCCAGCTCTAATACAGTTGG
It includes:
- a CDS encoding DUF1016 N-terminal domain-containing protein, which codes for MQGLWPRNLPFMRSLAAAYPDTEMVKQLVSHLPWGHIIYLLQRVKDHDARSWYTRASIANGWSRSGRPRGLRGHRVYREFSSSPALWCFRTFFRDSINLPASFLEKVSMLSFL